The sequence GAGATCTGAAATGTCACGACGCAACAAACCATCCAAACGTCCTATTCTGCCAGACATCAAGTACAACAGCCCGGTGATCTCGATGTTCGTCAGCCGCATGATGTACAGCGGCAAGCGGAGCGTGGCCTCCGGTGTGATCTACGACGCGCTGGCTCTGGTGGAAGATCGGGCCAAGCGCCCGGCGATAGAGGTCTTTGACCAGGCCCTGAAGAATGCCGCCCCGACGGTGGAAGTGAAGCCCCGCCGCGTCGGCGGGG is a genomic window of Chloroflexota bacterium containing:
- the rpsG gene encoding 30S ribosomal protein S7; protein product: MSRRNKPSKRPILPDIKYNSPVISMFVSRMMYSGKRSVASGVIYDALALVEDRAKRPAIEVFDQALKNAAPTVEVKPRRVGGATYQVPMEVPQERRQSLAMRWLIAGARTRGGRSMAEKLAGEFMDAANNTGTAVKKKEETHKMAEANRAFAHYRW